From a region of the Megalops cyprinoides isolate fMegCyp1 chromosome 13, fMegCyp1.pri, whole genome shotgun sequence genome:
- the LOC118788059 gene encoding non-muscle caldesmon-like isoform X3, whose translation MSHAIIRRSSSKQGLQNLLRMTAQRSIEDAEEIERERRRRAREAFRRQTSETGLGGTAGEEGSLEDCRPPGANSLFESEVKASNLEVLEEDEGFSDWSQKLERRRQGRLEEQRQDGLARHNGTPTSTGVPISWQQQEEEEEEEWERKERGRYRQRKEEQEDEDEERKVSLKSKQEKRVPDEKVKEKKMEVKTSFVSKVFLQQEMKHSISNGDAAGEGMASHLLTTKRTPSPLSAVAVSGRSLSQAQEGQDGAGVALETEQRLEKIRRSHQEKESQELEQLRQRQAEAEAELEELKRRREERRRLREEEERRREEEEHQRQLKEEEERRQMKAEIERRRMEAADRRVRHLSNSSTEGDEPFTPLSPKSPTFKNESEERVTAENTSSITERTESLNRSLKKNNSMKKAPTPVAISRIDDRLEQYAQAIEISSKETKAARQALMDIPSPPEPVASKKSLFEAGEAWNQNTIKGVPSKDVEGLKVGVADLINQWVKGNPDSSSRNSPSKPTFSSFNFLHFWCSP comes from the exons ATGTCACACGCAATTATCAGAAGAAGCTCCAGCAAGCAAGGGTTGCAGAATCTGCTGAG GATGACGGCCCAGCGGAGCATTGAGGATGCGGAGGAGATTGAGCGGGAACGCCGGCGCAGGGCCAGGGAGGCGTTCCGCAGACAGACCAGCGAGACGGGCCTCGGGGGGACTGCAGGGGAAGAGGGTTCCCTGGAGGACTGCAGACCTCCAGGAGCCAACAGCCT GTTCGAGAGTGAAGTCAAGGCCAGCAACCTGGAAGTGCTGGAGGAAGACGAGGGCTTCAGTGACTGGTCCCAAAAGTTGGAGCGGCGCCGCCAGGGACGCCtggaagagcagagacaggatGGATTGGCCCGTCACAACGGGACACCCACCTCCACTGGGGTACCCATCTCCTGGCAAcagcaggaagaagaagaggaggaggagtgggagaggaaggagagaggcaggtacaggcagagaaaggaggagcaggaggatgaagatgaggagAGGAAAGTCAGTTTGAAGAGCAAGCAAGAGAAAAGAGTACCGGATGAAAAG gtgaaagaaaagaagatgGAAGTGAAGACCTCATTTGTATCCAAAGTTTTTCTacagcaggaaatgaaacacagcatcAGCAATGGAGATGCAGCAGGAGAGGGAATGGCATCACATCTACTCACAACAAAAAGAACACCAAG CCCTCTCTCAGCCGTTGCTGTCTCTGGCAGGAGCCTAAGCCAGGCGCAGGAGGGCCAGGATGGGGCAGGGGTCGCCCTGGAGACGGAGCAGAGGCTGGAGAAGATCCGCCGGAGCCACCAGGAGAAGGAGAgccaggagctggagcagctgcggCAGAGGCAGGCGGAGgcggaggcggagctggaggagctgaagaggaggagggaggagaggcggAGGCTCCGCGAGGAGGAGGAAcgcaggagggaggaggaggagcatcAGAGGCAGCTCAAGGAGGag gaagagaggaggcaaatgaaagcagagatagagaggagaAGGATGGAAGCAGCTGACAGAAGAGTGAGGCACCTCAGCAACTCAAGCACTGAAGGGGACGAACCTTTCACCCCTCTCAGTCCCAAGAGCCCCACCTTTAAG AATGAGAGTGAGGAGAGGGTGACAGCAGAGAACACCAGCTCG ATTACCGAGAGGACAGAGTCCCTGAACCGATCCCTGAAGAAAAA CAACAGCATGAAGAAGGCTCCGACCCCTGTGGCCATCTCCAGGATCGACGACAGACTGGAGCAGTACGCTCAAGCCATCGAG ATTTCCTCCAAAGAGACTAAGGCAGCCAGACAGGCGTTGATGGATATCCCCAGCCCCCCAGAGCCAGTGGCCTCCAAGAAGAGCCTGTTTGAGGCTGGAGAAGCCTGGAACCAGAACACCATCAAGGGTGTTCCATCTAAG GATGTGGAAGGTCTGAAGGTGGGCGTGGCAGACCTGATCAACCAATGGGTGAAGGGGAaccctgacagcagcagccgTAACTCCCCCTCCAAACCAACT TTCTCTTCTTTCAACTTTCTCCATTTCTGGTGCTCTCCTTAA